The following proteins are co-located in the Heliorestis convoluta genome:
- a CDS encoding TlyA family RNA methyltransferase → MAIKKERLDLLLVEKGLAESREKARATILAGLVRVNGQRIDKAGTQIPEDAEVSVESNACPYVSRGGFKLARAVEAFELSLQGYTVLDVGASTGGFTDVALQNGASRVIAVDVGYGQLAWSLRQDERVRSLERTNIRYVTAEQLGEKAQIATIDVAFISLEKVLPAVKELLEPPGYVIALIKPQFEAGKDKVGKKGVVRERKVHREVIEGLVQWSLDHDWKVLGLDHSPITGPEGNIEYLLWLQKKNLQQTYPEGQQEQTQQSTEQEQSNDRDDSNRNLYVIDGEAIAELVDRAHNRLTS, encoded by the coding sequence ATGGCTATTAAGAAAGAACGACTGGATCTCTTACTGGTAGAAAAAGGTCTTGCTGAGAGTCGTGAAAAAGCGAGAGCTACGATTCTTGCTGGACTTGTACGCGTCAATGGACAGCGTATCGACAAGGCAGGCACCCAGATTCCCGAAGATGCAGAAGTTTCGGTAGAATCGAATGCCTGTCCTTATGTGAGTCGAGGTGGCTTTAAGTTGGCTCGTGCTGTAGAAGCTTTTGAACTCTCTTTGCAGGGTTATACTGTTTTAGACGTAGGTGCATCGACAGGCGGCTTTACCGATGTAGCCCTTCAAAATGGTGCCAGTCGAGTCATTGCTGTTGATGTTGGTTATGGGCAATTGGCCTGGTCTCTACGGCAAGATGAACGAGTTCGCTCTTTAGAACGAACTAATATTCGTTACGTAACAGCAGAGCAATTGGGTGAAAAAGCCCAGATTGCTACGATTGATGTTGCTTTTATCTCTTTAGAAAAAGTATTGCCAGCCGTGAAAGAATTGCTTGAACCACCAGGTTATGTCATTGCTTTAATCAAGCCTCAATTTGAAGCAGGTAAAGATAAGGTAGGCAAAAAAGGTGTTGTTCGCGAGCGTAAAGTCCATCGTGAAGTAATTGAAGGGCTAGTACAATGGTCACTTGATCATGACTGGAAGGTCCTTGGCTTGGATCACTCTCCCATTACAGGACCAGAAGGCAATATTGAATATCTGCTCTGGTTACAGAAAAAAAATCTACAGCAGACCTATCCAGAAGGTCAGCAGGAGCAAACCCAGCAAAGCACGGAGCAGGAACAGTCAAACGATAGGGACGATAGCAATAGAAACCTCTACGTGATCGATGGAGAAGCGATTGCCGAGCTTGTAGACAGAGCCCATAATCGATTAACGTCGTAA
- the recN gene encoding DNA repair protein RecN, whose translation MLERLRVENFALIEEVELELSPGLNLLTGETGAGKSLVIDAVSLLIGGRSTLEALRSGANKARIEGFFVLDLENQSKLYAELLELGIEVEEDGTLLLSREIARSGKNTCRVNGRTVTLSLFREVGGRLIDLQGQHEQQSLMNPRKHGQLLDRLVGQEGEEILEKVAACYKKLQKIEQDLVKLQKSERDRMQRLDMLAFQSKEIKDAQLQCGEDEELEVERKKLQNMEKLMAHSNEAYEALYGDKGQGALEMLAKARQALDEAAPFDSTLGDLSKVLEETYYQVEDVTERLRDYREDLEYQPGRLDEVQERLIRIDRLKHKYGNRIEDILEYHDSIAAELLELESCDEKITVLEKERQQWLDKYLESARILTEKRRQKAKELEEALQKELAFLGMARARLEVQFRQRQEPAAQGLEEIEFLFAPNVGEPAKALARIASGGELGRILLAFKTLLARVEGIPALIFDEIDAGIGGQALQAVAQKMAQVAEHVQVICVTHAPQMAAYADNHFLIRKEINEERTVTQIRPLQEEERISELARMLGGDEASEATVEHAKEMYQKSRRALSKIS comes from the coding sequence ATGCTGGAGAGACTTAGGGTAGAGAATTTTGCGTTGATTGAAGAGGTGGAGCTTGAACTATCGCCTGGCTTGAACTTGCTAACAGGCGAGACCGGTGCTGGCAAGTCCTTGGTCATTGATGCAGTCAGTTTGCTCATTGGGGGTCGCTCGACCCTGGAAGCGTTACGTAGCGGTGCCAATAAAGCGCGGATTGAAGGTTTTTTTGTTCTTGATCTTGAAAATCAAAGCAAGCTTTATGCTGAATTACTAGAGCTTGGGATAGAAGTTGAGGAAGACGGAACACTGTTGTTGTCAAGAGAGATTGCTCGAAGTGGTAAAAATACTTGTCGAGTCAATGGGCGTACTGTGACGTTGTCGTTGTTTCGTGAAGTAGGCGGTCGCTTGATTGACTTACAAGGTCAACATGAACAACAGTCTTTAATGAATCCTCGAAAGCATGGACAACTGCTCGATCGCCTCGTTGGGCAAGAGGGCGAGGAAATTTTGGAAAAAGTAGCAGCCTGCTACAAGAAGCTTCAAAAAATTGAACAAGATCTTGTCAAGTTACAAAAAAGCGAGAGAGATCGAATGCAGCGCCTTGATATGCTTGCCTTTCAAAGCAAAGAAATTAAGGATGCCCAGTTGCAATGCGGTGAAGATGAAGAATTAGAAGTAGAGCGCAAAAAGCTACAGAATATGGAAAAACTTATGGCGCACAGCAATGAGGCTTATGAGGCTCTTTATGGTGATAAAGGCCAAGGTGCCTTAGAAATGCTTGCCAAAGCACGCCAGGCTTTAGATGAGGCAGCCCCTTTTGATAGCACCTTAGGTGATCTTAGTAAAGTTCTAGAAGAAACATATTATCAAGTAGAAGATGTGACCGAGCGATTGCGCGATTATCGGGAAGACCTAGAATATCAACCAGGTCGTCTCGATGAGGTGCAGGAGCGACTGATTCGTATCGATCGGCTGAAACATAAATACGGCAATCGAATTGAAGATATTTTAGAGTACCATGACAGCATCGCTGCAGAACTGCTAGAATTGGAAAGTTGTGATGAAAAAATTACGGTTCTGGAAAAAGAGCGACAACAGTGGCTTGATAAATATTTGGAGTCAGCGAGAATCTTAACCGAAAAACGTCGCCAAAAGGCCAAAGAATTGGAAGAAGCTTTACAGAAGGAACTTGCTTTTCTCGGTATGGCCAGAGCACGGTTAGAAGTTCAATTTCGCCAAAGGCAAGAGCCAGCAGCACAGGGCTTGGAAGAGATTGAGTTTCTTTTTGCTCCGAATGTGGGTGAGCCTGCAAAAGCTTTGGCGCGCATCGCTTCCGGTGGTGAACTAGGTAGAATTCTGCTCGCTTTTAAGACTCTATTGGCCCGTGTTGAAGGCATTCCTGCACTTATTTTTGATGAAATCGATGCTGGCATTGGTGGACAAGCCTTACAAGCAGTGGCACAGAAAATGGCACAAGTGGCAGAACATGTGCAAGTGATCTGTGTAACCCATGCACCGCAAATGGCTGCCTATGCTGACAATCACTTCCTAATCCGTAAAGAAATTAACGAAGAGCGGACAGTAACTCAGATTCGACCATTACAAGAAGAAGAACGAATCAGCGAACTAGCACGGATGTTAGGCGGCGATGAGGCCAGTGAAGCCACTGTCGAGCATGCCAAAGAGATGTATCAAAAATCCAGGCGCGCTCTTTCGAAGATATCGTAA
- a CDS encoding tRNA (mnm(5)s(2)U34)-methyltransferase, whose amino-acid sequence MTSLTSAVMWSQKLLQEKLQPGDFVIDGTAGNGHDSLFLAQRVMPGGCIWSFDIQEQAIYKTAERLQKSGYHSKTYTFEEKEMESLLNQGSAFSLDREGIFLFRTDHGQLGKLLERGTETLPPLKAAIFNLGYLPGGERTVTTQATSTIAALDGSAKGLAPEGRLIVVVYVGHDGAEEEAKAVDHWWAQLPPEQWDTLSITFPNRRGHPPYVLLAEKKKVKGRCE is encoded by the coding sequence ATGACGTCCTTAACATCAGCTGTAATGTGGTCACAGAAATTGTTACAAGAAAAATTACAACCTGGCGACTTTGTGATTGACGGGACGGCAGGCAATGGTCATGATAGTCTATTTCTGGCACAACGAGTTATGCCAGGTGGATGCATCTGGTCTTTCGATATTCAAGAACAAGCAATATATAAAACAGCAGAGCGATTGCAAAAAAGTGGCTATCATTCTAAAACCTATACTTTTGAGGAAAAAGAAATGGAAAGCTTGTTGAATCAAGGCTCTGCGTTTTCGCTGGATCGAGAAGGCATCTTTCTGTTCCGAACAGATCATGGTCAACTGGGAAAGCTTTTAGAAAGAGGAACAGAAACTTTACCACCTCTGAAAGCAGCGATTTTTAACCTTGGCTATTTGCCAGGGGGCGAACGTACTGTGACGACTCAAGCGACTTCTACCATTGCCGCTCTTGATGGAAGTGCCAAAGGATTGGCGCCGGAAGGGCGTTTGATTGTTGTTGTCTACGTCGGTCATGATGGTGCAGAAGAAGAAGCGAAAGCAGTCGATCATTGGTGGGCCCAATTGCCGCCAGAACAGTGGGATACTTTATCCATCACCTTTCCCAATCGTCGAGGTCATCCCCCCTATGTCTTGCTGGCTGAGAAAAAGAAAGTCAAAGGACGGTGCGAATGA
- a CDS encoding NAD(+)/NADH kinase, which produces MTAIGVILNEEKPQAHEVARKMAQWLSARGISMGIPLTNVTELVKSTSKELSANLQKLDYVIVLGGDGTLLNTARLVAPFKVPLLGVNLGRLGFLTEIEEADLFFALEKIIEGDYSIEERMMLEAYILNEEGASPIFYALNDMVVTKGANPRMLRMDASIDDEVVASYSADGLIVASPTGSTAYSMSAGGPILSPDLQALIMTPICPHSLDARPLVISKEKVIRITVRSPYVDGLVTVDGQPGRPLRWGESVLIRKASVSCRLLKIKNRSFFHILHEKMQQGRA; this is translated from the coding sequence TTGACAGCCATTGGCGTGATTTTAAACGAAGAAAAACCACAAGCTCATGAAGTGGCTCGAAAAATGGCCCAATGGCTTTCTGCTCGAGGTATTTCTATGGGGATTCCTTTGACCAATGTAACGGAACTGGTCAAGTCAACGTCGAAAGAATTGTCTGCGAATCTGCAAAAGCTTGACTATGTAATCGTTTTAGGCGGTGACGGTACCCTCTTAAATACAGCGCGATTGGTAGCACCATTTAAAGTGCCTTTGTTGGGTGTGAACCTAGGACGGCTTGGTTTTTTAACAGAAATTGAAGAAGCAGATCTTTTTTTCGCTTTAGAGAAAATTATAGAAGGTGATTATTCCATTGAGGAGCGCATGATGCTAGAAGCTTATATTCTTAATGAAGAAGGGGCCAGTCCCATCTTCTACGCCCTCAATGATATGGTTGTTACCAAAGGTGCCAATCCTAGAATGTTACGAATGGATGCTTCTATTGATGATGAAGTGGTTGCGAGTTATTCGGCCGATGGATTGATCGTAGCTTCGCCAACAGGTTCAACAGCCTACTCTATGTCAGCCGGTGGCCCTATACTGTCACCTGATTTACAGGCCTTGATTATGACACCCATTTGTCCTCATAGTCTAGATGCAAGACCTCTCGTAATATCAAAAGAGAAAGTAATTCGCATCACCGTTCGTTCACCCTATGTCGATGGACTCGTCACTGTTGATGGTCAACCGGGGCGCCCTTTACGATGGGGTGAAAGCGTTTTAATTCGAAAAGCTTCCGTAAGTTGTCGATTGCTAAAGATCAAAAATCGTAGTTTTTTCCATATTCTCCATGAGAAGATGCAACAGGGGAGAGCGTAA
- the argR gene encoding arginine repressor — protein MKSKRHRTILHIIQTESIRTQDELAQHLRDRGMEVTQATVSRDIKELGLIKVPVSKDESRYAPPAESGHQPSPSDLLFRMLRDTITQIDYSLNIIVVRTLPGHAHAVAAIFDSNPWPEVIGTVAGDDTILLVVKPPEAVEEVVERIGQWIDDD, from the coding sequence TTGAAAAGCAAACGACATAGAACGATTTTGCATATTATTCAGACGGAATCAATTCGCACCCAAGATGAACTGGCGCAGCATTTGCGTGATAGGGGGATGGAGGTGACGCAAGCTACAGTCTCTCGAGATATCAAAGAACTGGGCTTGATCAAAGTACCTGTAAGCAAAGACGAATCTCGTTATGCACCGCCGGCAGAGTCGGGACATCAACCCTCGCCATCGGATCTTTTATTCCGCATGTTACGCGATACGATTACACAAATTGACTACAGTCTCAACATCATTGTTGTTCGAACTTTACCCGGTCATGCCCATGCTGTCGCGGCCATTTTTGATAGCAATCCTTGGCCGGAAGTGATAGGAACGGTTGCTGGTGATGATACCATTTTGCTCGTCGTCAAACCGCCTGAAGCGGTAGAAGAGGTTGTAGAAAGAATCGGTCAATGGATAGATGACGACTAA